In Alphaproteobacteria bacterium, one genomic interval encodes:
- a CDS encoding Na(+)/H(+) antiporter subunit B: MKNNVIARVVAKLTIPGILLFALYVQFHGDYGPGGGFQAGVIFGAGFILYGMVFGLENLRKVVPPQVTTTAIAVGVLLYGGVGIVSELLGANYLDYSALAPDPHDGQHIGIIVVELGVGITVAAVMMTIFTAFAGRQR, from the coding sequence GTGAAAAATAACGTCATTGCCCGCGTTGTCGCCAAGCTGACGATCCCCGGTATCCTGCTGTTCGCGCTCTACGTCCAATTTCACGGCGACTACGGCCCCGGCGGCGGTTTCCAGGCCGGGGTCATCTTCGGCGCCGGATTTATTCTGTACGGGATGGTCTTCGGGTTGGAGAACCTGCGCAAGGTCGTCCCGCCGCAGGTCACGACGACGGCCATTGCGGTCGGCGTCCTGCTTTATGGCGGGGTGGGGATCGTCTCCGAACTGCTCGGGGCCAACTACCTCGACTATAGCGCGCTCGCACCCGACCCCCACGACGGCCAGCACATCGGCATCATCGTGGTCGAACTCGGTGTCGGGATCACCGTTGCCGCCGTCATGATGACGATCTTTACGGCCTTCGCAGGGCGGCAGCGTTAG
- a CDS encoding DUF4040 domain-containing protein codes for MVAHRGETGTVILGIDIALLVLLAVVGIAIIRLRNLFAVTMLSGIYSLLLACVFVLLDAVDVAFTEAAVGAGISTVLMLSVLALTKSRERIPVTTPLLPLVTVLVTGGLLIYGTWDLPAFGDPNAPVHQHVAPAYLAEAEHQTGVPNVVTAVLASYRGYDTLGEVTVIFTAGIGVLLLLSGGYRRRRKEDEPDSRGRP; via the coding sequence ATGGTCGCGCACCGCGGAGAAACGGGAACCGTGATCCTCGGCATCGACATCGCCCTGCTGGTTTTGCTCGCCGTCGTCGGGATCGCGATCATTCGTCTGCGCAACCTGTTCGCGGTAACGATGTTGTCGGGCATTTACAGCCTACTGCTTGCCTGCGTCTTCGTCCTGCTGGACGCGGTCGATGTCGCATTCACCGAAGCCGCAGTCGGCGCCGGCATTTCGACAGTTTTAATGCTGAGCGTCCTGGCGTTGACAAAGAGCCGCGAACGGATTCCCGTGACCACGCCGCTTCTGCCGTTGGTCACGGTCTTGGTCACCGGCGGTTTGCTGATTTACGGCACGTGGGACTTACCCGCTTTCGGCGATCCTAACGCACCGGTCCACCAACATGTCGCACCGGCTTACCTTGCCGAAGCCGAACATCAAACGGGTGTCCCGAACGTAGTGACCGCCGTGCTCGCGAGCTACCGCGGCTATGACACTTTGGGCGAAGTCACCGTCATCTTTACCGCCGGGATCGGCGTGTTGCTGTTGTTGTCGGGCGGCTACCGGCGGCGGCGCAAAGAGGACGAGCCGGACAGCAGGGGCCGCCCGTGA
- the mnhG gene encoding monovalent cation/H(+) antiporter subunit G: MIATALDILSWLLILGGAAFSIVGAIGLLRFPDFYTRLHAAGITDTLGAWMILGGAILQVDSWLVAVKIAFIALFLFFTSPTATHALARAALASGLKPWSRTAEKREP; the protein is encoded by the coding sequence ATGATCGCGACGGCGCTCGATATCCTCAGTTGGCTTCTCATTCTGGGCGGCGCCGCCTTCAGTATTGTCGGCGCAATCGGATTACTGCGGTTTCCCGATTTCTACACGCGGCTCCATGCAGCCGGCATTACAGACACACTGGGGGCTTGGATGATCCTGGGCGGTGCGATCCTGCAAGTCGATAGCTGGCTGGTAGCCGTCAAAATCGCGTTCATCGCATTGTTTCTGTTCTTCACCAGCCCCACCGCGACGCATGCCTTGGCGCGCGCGGCGTTGGCCAGCGGGTTGAAGCCATGGTCGCGCACCGCGGAGAAACGGGAACCGTGA
- a CDS encoding PaaI family thioesterase, translating into MEKRSPFGVLVGPVFQRDDDSGNLYGFRVQPKHLNIGGVLHGGMLATFADIVLGQFPSRDFGRLTVTIRLVMEYLAPAKSGDWVEARPIVTRETRNLVFAETTLVAGPRSLLTASAVFKTLDRRRGGAPQVNQPGEA; encoded by the coding sequence TTGGAAAAGCGTTCCCCATTCGGCGTGCTGGTTGGGCCCGTGTTCCAGCGCGACGACGATTCCGGCAACCTCTATGGCTTTCGGGTCCAACCCAAACACCTGAACATCGGCGGTGTCCTGCACGGCGGCATGCTCGCAACCTTTGCAGATATCGTATTGGGGCAATTTCCGTCGCGCGATTTTGGCCGGTTGACCGTGACAATACGGTTAGTGATGGAGTATTTGGCGCCTGCCAAGTCCGGCGACTGGGTCGAAGCAAGGCCCATCGTCACCCGCGAAACCCGTAACCTTGTGTTTGCGGAAACTACTCTCGTCGCGGGGCCGCGGTCGCTGCTGACGGCCTCGGCGGTATTCAAAACGCTCGACCGTCGCCGCGGCGGCGCCCCGCAAGTCAATCAACCAGGAGAAGCGTAA
- a CDS encoding MaoC family dehydratase, translated as MYGRKEIGPQRYREDLGRYYEDFEVGDVYEHRPGRTITETDNIWFTNLTMNTHPVHFDYAYARKSEFGKPLVNSALTLAIVAGMSVSDTSQKAIANLGWDKIKLSSPVFAGDTLYAESEVLSKRESKSRPTQGIVTIKTTGKKDDGTVFMTYERSFLVPKRGHGVDDRADY; from the coding sequence ATGTACGGAAGAAAAGAAATCGGCCCGCAGCGCTACCGCGAGGACCTCGGACGCTACTACGAGGATTTCGAAGTCGGCGACGTCTACGAACACCGGCCCGGTCGCACGATCACCGAAACCGACAACATTTGGTTCACCAACCTCACGATGAACACCCACCCTGTCCATTTCGACTACGCCTACGCGCGCAAGAGCGAATTCGGAAAACCGCTGGTGAACTCTGCGCTTACCCTCGCCATCGTGGCGGGCATGAGCGTCAGCGACACCTCCCAAAAGGCCATCGCCAATTTGGGCTGGGACAAGATCAAGCTCAGTTCCCCGGTCTTTGCCGGCGATACGCTCTATGCCGAGAGCGAAGTGCTGAGTAAACGCGAATCCAAGTCGCGCCCGACGCAGGGCATCGTTACTATCAAGACGACCGGCAAGAAGGACGACGGGACCGTCTTCATGACCTACGAGCGATCGTTCCTCGTGCCCAAGCGCGGCCACGGCGTCGACGATCGCGCGGACTACTAA
- a CDS encoding DUF192 domain-containing protein, which translates to MSKGPDFEGLKRPLLYIVIILILGLAVTLAGQELTGSAAEDRLTGEDVVVVAASGPVVFTVEVADNNETRARGLMHRESLAPKAGMLFDFKREQPVSFWMRNTLIPLDMFFIKADGRIVKIAKRTVPHSEEGIASPEPVLAVLETNAGVADRYGIEIGDIVRHPVFGNAP; encoded by the coding sequence GTGTCCAAAGGACCGGACTTTGAAGGCCTGAAGCGGCCGCTGCTGTATATCGTCATCATTCTGATCCTTGGCCTCGCGGTAACGCTGGCCGGGCAGGAGTTGACGGGGAGCGCGGCAGAGGACCGCCTGACCGGCGAAGACGTCGTCGTCGTTGCGGCCTCCGGGCCCGTCGTCTTCACGGTCGAAGTCGCCGACAATAACGAGACCCGCGCGCGTGGCCTGATGCACCGCGAGAGCCTGGCGCCCAAGGCTGGCATGCTGTTCGATTTCAAGCGCGAACAGCCGGTCTCGTTCTGGATGCGCAATACGCTGATCCCGCTCGACATGTTTTTCATCAAAGCCGACGGGCGGATCGTGAAAATCGCCAAGCGCACCGTCCCCCATTCCGAAGAAGGGATCGCCTCGCCGGAACCGGTTTTGGCCGTTCTGGAAACCAACGCCGGCGTTGCCGACCGTTACGGGATCGAAATCGGCGACATTGTCCGCCACCCGGTCTTTGGGAATGCGCCGTAA
- a CDS encoding cation:proton antiporter subunit C encodes MELLGHFNYWIVVVLMMIGFYALIARGNLIKKIVGLNIFQASVFLLYISLGKVTGGSAPIIAKGVTIYSNPLPHVLILTAIVVGIATTALGLALVVRIHESYGTIEENEIARMDGEE; translated from the coding sequence ATGGAACTCCTCGGACACTTCAATTATTGGATCGTCGTCGTCCTGATGATGATCGGTTTCTACGCGCTGATCGCGCGGGGCAACTTGATCAAAAAAATCGTTGGCTTGAACATCTTCCAAGCCTCGGTGTTCCTGCTTTACATCAGCCTCGGCAAGGTGACCGGCGGGTCGGCGCCGATTATCGCCAAAGGCGTCACGATCTATTCCAACCCCCTGCCCCATGTGTTGATTCTCACGGCAATCGTCGTCGGCATCGCAACGACAGCGCTCGGTCTCGCGCTGGTCGTGCGCATCCACGAGAGTTACGGCACGATCGAAGAGAACGAGATCGCCCGCATGGACGGCGAAGAATGA
- a CDS encoding monovalent cation/H+ antiporter complex subunit F, giving the protein MFFTAAVGIIATMTLALIRALEGPTTFDRILALNMVGTKTTLLITVLGFLTDRPDFLDIALIYALMNFIGAIAVLRYTQYGDFSSERNEGP; this is encoded by the coding sequence ATGTTCTTTACCGCCGCCGTCGGGATTATTGCGACCATGACGCTGGCGCTCATTCGCGCGCTGGAGGGGCCGACGACCTTCGACCGTATCCTGGCGCTGAATATGGTCGGCACCAAAACGACGCTGTTGATCACCGTACTCGGATTTCTCACCGACCGCCCCGACTTCCTCGACATTGCGTTGATCTACGCGCTGATGAACTTCATCGGCGCGATTGCGGTCCTGCGCTACACCCAGTACGGCGACTTCTCCTCCGAGCGGAACGAAGGGCCATGA
- a CDS encoding Na+/H+ antiporter subunit E, with the protein MFRAFSLGVFLTAIWLLLSGHYTPLILAFGVGSVVFVVWLARRMDVVDHEGHPVQLTAAAPRFWLWLGWQIVVSNIAVARAVLAPRLSIDPRMIEVDAPQGHDLGRVTFANAITLTPGTVSVRVTDGGRILVHALTAASADDLASGDMARRTTRMTG; encoded by the coding sequence GTGTTTCGGGCGTTCAGTCTGGGAGTCTTTCTCACAGCCATTTGGTTGCTCCTGTCGGGGCACTACACACCCTTGATTCTCGCCTTTGGCGTTGGCTCGGTCGTTTTTGTCGTGTGGCTAGCCCGTCGCATGGATGTCGTCGATCACGAAGGCCATCCCGTTCAACTGACCGCCGCAGCGCCACGATTTTGGTTGTGGCTCGGGTGGCAGATCGTGGTGTCGAACATCGCCGTCGCCCGTGCAGTCCTAGCGCCACGCCTGTCGATCGATCCGCGCATGATCGAGGTTGACGCGCCCCAGGGCCACGACCTCGGCCGCGTAACCTTTGCCAACGCGATCACGCTCACCCCTGGGACCGTATCGGTACGCGTCACCGACGGCGGGCGCATCTTGGTCCATGCGCTGACCGCCGCATCGGCCGATGATCTCGCCAGCGGCGACATGGCCCGGCGTACAACGCGGATGACCGGCTGA
- the pcaF gene encoding 3-oxoadipyl-CoA thiolase — MTEAFICDSIRTPIGRYGGGLASVRTDDLAALPVAELMRRNAGVDWESVDDVLFGCANQSGEDNRNVARMALLLAGLPDRIAGATINRLCGSGLDATGTMARGIRSGDIDIGIVGGVESMTRAPFVMAKADAPFSRKAEVFDTTLGWRFVNPKMKEAHGVDSMGETAENVAEEFQVSRADQDAFALRSQQRAGAAISSGVLAEEIVPVSIPQRRGEAIVVDRDEHARPEVTLDDLAKLKPVFRKDGSVTAGNASGINDGAAAMIVASEKAARDNGLEPKARVVAMATAGVAPRIMGFGPAPATRKVLARAGLGIGDIDVVELNEAFASQALAVLRDLGLPDDAEHVNPNGGAIALGHPLGMSGVRMALTVTRELHRRGGKYALCTMCIGVGQGIALVLERV; from the coding sequence ATGACCGAGGCCTTCATTTGCGACTCCATTCGAACCCCGATCGGGCGCTACGGCGGCGGCTTGGCATCGGTCCGCACCGACGATCTCGCCGCGCTGCCGGTGGCCGAACTGATGCGGCGTAACGCGGGCGTAGATTGGGAGAGCGTCGACGACGTCTTGTTCGGGTGCGCCAATCAGTCGGGCGAAGACAACCGGAACGTCGCGCGCATGGCACTACTTCTCGCCGGCCTGCCAGACCGGATCGCCGGCGCGACGATCAATCGGCTGTGCGGTTCGGGGCTCGATGCAACCGGCACGATGGCACGCGGCATCCGCAGCGGCGATATCGACATCGGAATCGTCGGCGGGGTCGAGAGCATGACCCGCGCGCCGTTCGTGATGGCGAAGGCCGATGCACCTTTTTCACGCAAGGCTGAGGTGTTCGACACGACGTTAGGATGGCGTTTCGTCAATCCGAAGATGAAAGAGGCGCACGGCGTCGACTCGATGGGCGAGACCGCCGAGAACGTCGCCGAAGAATTTCAGGTATCGCGCGCCGACCAGGACGCCTTCGCCCTTCGGAGTCAGCAGCGCGCGGGGGCCGCGATATCGTCGGGTGTCCTGGCCGAAGAAATCGTACCCGTGTCAATCCCCCAGCGCCGCGGCGAGGCCATCGTTGTCGACCGCGACGAGCACGCTCGACCGGAAGTGACTTTGGACGATCTGGCCAAGCTCAAGCCGGTATTCCGCAAGGATGGCTCGGTGACGGCAGGTAATGCATCGGGTATCAACGACGGCGCCGCCGCGATGATTGTCGCCAGCGAGAAGGCCGCCCGCGACAACGGCCTGGAGCCCAAGGCACGGGTGGTCGCGATGGCGACCGCCGGCGTCGCCCCGCGCATCATGGGATTCGGTCCGGCACCGGCCACCCGCAAGGTTTTGGCGCGCGCCGGCCTCGGGATCGGCGACATAGACGTCGTCGAACTCAACGAGGCCTTTGCCAGCCAGGCGCTCGCGGTTCTACGCGACCTCGGCCTGCCGGACGACGCCGAACACGTGAACCCGAACGGCGGGGCGATCGCGTTGGGCCACCCACTCGGCATGAGCGGTGTCCGGATGGCCCTGACGGTAACGCGCGAATTGCACCGGCGCGGCGGCAAGTACGCGCTGTGCACGATGTGCATCGGCGTCGGCCAGGGGATTGCGCTCGTCTTAGAACGCGTCTGA
- a CDS encoding VOC family protein produces the protein MSDPAVVGGVYEVGVGVPDIAQALHYWTLFGYRAGPRGTLAAVEAARLYGVDSALTSCRLHHQEADHGLVRLMQWDTPRGAGLGTIPLRTPGNRWAVAKTNAVMEVANFAAALQARGEAVHTIGPVFHPVPEPGRTEEPFADDIRCKREFIFFQPYSRHVLVQRFAHDIPHFGAFNDASRFRASQFTQVGLCVAEADAGALDFYEDVLGLHRHDVDYVAKKGSMPALVVPLGDGELLKESDFDDVRPDDPAGMQRSGKLRVFRITGDTGGKNVVADSAAGNLGFSLYTYRVTDIAAMRERVIAGGATATTSVRPDEFGVPSFSFTAPDGYFWTFLQA, from the coding sequence ATGTCCGATCCGGCGGTAGTGGGCGGCGTGTACGAAGTCGGCGTCGGCGTCCCCGACATCGCGCAAGCGCTTCACTACTGGACTCTATTTGGTTATCGCGCCGGCCCGCGCGGCACGCTCGCGGCGGTCGAGGCGGCGCGACTTTACGGCGTCGACTCAGCGTTGACATCCTGCCGTCTGCACCACCAGGAAGCGGATCACGGGTTGGTACGCCTGATGCAATGGGATACGCCGCGCGGCGCAGGTCTGGGGACGATCCCCTTGCGCACACCTGGCAACCGTTGGGCTGTCGCCAAAACCAATGCTGTGATGGAAGTGGCCAACTTCGCGGCAGCGCTCCAGGCGCGGGGCGAAGCCGTCCACACCATCGGCCCGGTTTTTCATCCTGTGCCCGAACCGGGCCGCACCGAGGAACCCTTTGCCGACGATATTCGCTGCAAGCGCGAATTCATCTTCTTTCAACCTTATAGCCGGCATGTCCTGGTCCAGCGGTTTGCCCACGACATCCCGCATTTCGGGGCATTCAACGATGCCAGTCGGTTCCGTGCCAGTCAGTTCACCCAGGTCGGCCTGTGTGTCGCGGAAGCCGATGCCGGCGCACTCGATTTCTACGAAGATGTCCTTGGCCTGCACCGGCATGACGTCGACTACGTCGCAAAAAAGGGCTCGATGCCGGCCCTCGTCGTGCCCCTGGGCGACGGCGAACTCCTAAAGGAATCCGATTTCGACGACGTGCGCCCGGATGATCCGGCAGGTATGCAGCGCTCGGGAAAACTCAGGGTCTTTCGCATCACCGGCGACACTGGCGGCAAGAACGTGGTCGCCGATTCGGCGGCGGGGAATCTAGGGTTCTCGCTCTACACCTACCGCGTCACCGACATCGCTGCGATGCGCGAGCGGGTGATCGCGGGCGGCGCTACAGCGACGACGTCGGTCCGCCCGGACGAATTCGGCGTGCCGTCGTTTTCGTTCACGGCTCCCGACGGCTATTTCTGGACGTTCCTCCAGGCCTAG
- a CDS encoding cold-shock protein: MVDGSPDSGRGNGDEIRGTVKWFNISKGFGFVTPLDGGGDVFVHLSALRQGGFDIVEEGVTLVCRVVDGPKGRQAIEVVEVDRSTALPSKSSGPPAIEPEGEAFVATVKWFNPEKGYGFVTQGEDSEDVFVHIKTLRRVGVEQLLPGQSVRVRVGQGPKGPQVAEIDLIEG; the protein is encoded by the coding sequence ATGGTCGACGGCTCCCCCGATTCGGGGCGCGGCAACGGTGACGAGATTCGCGGCACCGTTAAGTGGTTTAACATTTCCAAAGGGTTTGGATTTGTCACGCCGCTTGATGGCGGCGGCGATGTGTTCGTTCACCTCTCAGCATTACGGCAAGGCGGCTTCGACATTGTCGAGGAAGGGGTGACTCTGGTCTGCCGCGTCGTCGACGGTCCCAAGGGCCGGCAGGCGATCGAAGTGGTCGAGGTCGATCGCTCCACCGCCCTGCCTTCGAAGTCTAGCGGCCCGCCGGCGATCGAACCCGAGGGCGAGGCCTTTGTCGCCACCGTGAAATGGTTCAACCCGGAAAAAGGTTACGGGTTCGTGACCCAGGGCGAGGACTCCGAGGATGTTTTTGTCCACATCAAAACGCTCCGCCGCGTCGGCGTCGAGCAGTTGCTGCCGGGTCAATCGGTGCGGGTGCGGGTCGGGCAGGGGCCCAAGGGTCCGCAGGTGGCAGAGATCGACTTGATCGAAGGCTAA
- a CDS encoding ABC transporter ATP-binding protein, whose translation MTTLRGGGNAGDSIGIRIDGLSLDFGGVPLFERLTAIFPAGQTSCLLGPSGVGKSTLLRAMAGLVAPSAGQIAGGDGKPLAGRAAYMDQSDLLLPWLSARANVTLGARLRGAQPDVAAADALLALVGLKGHEAKRPAALSGGMRQRVALARTLMEDRPVVFMDEPFSAVDALTRFRLQDLASTVLRGRTVVLVTHDPQEALRLGHRIFVLAGTPVRLDESAMPEDPPPRAPTAGDFPARYRSLMDQLAADQLATDSLAGGEVGGS comes from the coding sequence ATGACGACATTACGCGGCGGCGGCAACGCCGGCGATTCAATCGGCATTCGGATCGACGGGCTTTCGCTCGATTTCGGTGGCGTGCCGCTTTTTGAGCGGCTCACCGCGATCTTTCCTGCGGGCCAAACCAGTTGTCTGTTGGGTCCGAGCGGGGTCGGCAAGAGCACCCTGTTGCGGGCCATGGCCGGCTTGGTCGCCCCGAGCGCCGGGCAGATTGCCGGCGGCGACGGCAAGCCGCTGGCCGGTCGGGCGGCCTATATGGATCAGTCGGATTTGCTGTTGCCGTGGTTGAGCGCCCGCGCCAACGTCACGCTCGGAGCGCGGTTGCGCGGGGCGCAGCCGGACGTCGCGGCCGCCGACGCCCTGCTCGCGTTGGTCGGGCTAAAGGGGCACGAAGCGAAAAGACCCGCGGCGCTGTCGGGGGGGATGCGCCAGCGCGTGGCCCTGGCCCGCACCTTGATGGAAGACCGCCCGGTCGTCTTTATGGACGAACCGTTTTCGGCGGTCGACGCCCTCACCCGGTTTCGCCTGCAAGACTTGGCCAGCACCGTCCTGCGCGGTCGAACGGTGGTGCTAGTGACCCACGATCCCCAGGAAGCGCTTCGACTGGGGCACCGGATCTTTGTGCTGGCGGGGACGCCGGTGCGACTCGACGAATCGGCAATGCCCGAAGATCCGCCCCCCCGGGCACCGACGGCGGGCGACTTCCCGGCACGCTATCGCTCACTAATGGATCAACTCGCCGCGGACCAACTCGCGACGGACAGCCTCGCCGGGGGCGAGGTCGGCGGGTCATGA
- a CDS encoding ABC transporter permease, whose protein sequence is MTRIVRIAVTVAGLMAVWQAIVWISGAPPYLLPSPLDTVIALTTRAGLIAGHALVTLSEIVAGLILGTALGVVSAVVIASFRPARRWLMPVLVTSQAIPVFAIAPLLVLWLGYGMASKVGMATLIIYFPVASSFLDGLRRTETRWIDLAHTMTGGPRARPFAVLRHVRLPAALPALASGLRVAAAVAPIGAVVGEWVGSGAGLGYLMLQANARVQIDLMFAALLTLAALAVTLYFLVDLALRKAIPWQPDTLPESDP, encoded by the coding sequence ATGACCCGTATTGTTCGCATCGCGGTAACGGTGGCCGGCTTGATGGCCGTCTGGCAGGCGATCGTCTGGATATCGGGCGCACCGCCCTACCTGCTGCCGAGCCCGCTCGATACCGTGATCGCGCTGACCACACGCGCCGGACTGATTGCCGGGCACGCACTCGTCACGCTCTCAGAGATCGTCGCCGGGCTGATCCTGGGCACGGCATTGGGGGTCGTCAGTGCGGTGGTCATTGCCTCATTCCGGCCAGCTCGCCGATGGCTGATGCCCGTTCTGGTGACGAGCCAGGCCATTCCGGTCTTCGCGATTGCGCCGCTGTTGGTGCTGTGGCTCGGCTATGGGATGGCCTCGAAGGTCGGGATGGCGACGCTCATCATCTACTTTCCAGTGGCGTCGAGTTTTCTCGACGGGCTGCGCCGGACCGAGACACGGTGGATCGACCTTGCCCACACGATGACCGGCGGGCCGCGCGCGCGCCCGTTCGCGGTGTTGCGCCACGTGCGACTGCCGGCCGCGCTGCCGGCGCTGGCGTCGGGCCTGCGGGTTGCCGCCGCTGTCGCGCCGATCGGCGCGGTCGTCGGCGAATGGGTCGGATCGGGTGCCGGGCTTGGCTATTTGATGTTGCAGGCCAACGCCCGGGTTCAAATCGATCTGATGTTCGCCGCGCTGCTGACCCTCGCGGCCCTCGCGGTCACGCTCTATTTCCTCGTCGACCTCGCGTTGCGCAAAGCCATTCCCTGGCAGCCCGACACGTTGCCCGAATCCGACCCCTAA
- a CDS encoding ABC transporter substrate-binding protein: protein MKSLRLLAFLLTALVAAPTAQAAERLTVMLDWFINPDHAPLYVALERGYFAEQGLEVEFVQPSDPNDPPKLVAAGRADIAVSYQPQLHLQVAQGLPLRRIATLVATPLNSLVVLADGPIRTIADLKGKKVGFSVGGFEDALLGAMLERHGLSLADVTLINVNFSLSPSLISGQVDAVIGAFRNFELNQMEILQRPGRAFYVEEEGVPAYDELILVASAERLDDPRLTRFIAALEQGVQYLVNHPEESWQLFIKGRDDLDDDLNRRAWADTLPRFALRPAALDTGRYARFAEFLKERGMLSEVLPTERYAVELVR from the coding sequence ATGAAAAGCCTTCGCCTCCTCGCGTTCCTCTTGACCGCCCTCGTCGCCGCGCCCACCGCCCAAGCGGCCGAGCGCCTTACGGTGATGCTCGATTGGTTCATCAACCCCGATCACGCCCCACTTTATGTGGCGCTTGAACGAGGCTATTTCGCCGAGCAAGGGCTCGAGGTCGAATTCGTCCAACCGTCGGACCCGAACGATCCGCCCAAGCTGGTGGCGGCGGGCCGGGCCGATATCGCAGTCTCGTATCAGCCCCAGCTGCATCTCCAGGTCGCCCAGGGATTGCCATTGCGACGGATAGCAACCCTTGTCGCCACGCCGCTCAATTCCCTGGTAGTGCTCGCCGACGGACCGATCCGCACCATCGCCGACCTCAAGGGTAAGAAAGTCGGATTTTCGGTGGGCGGCTTCGAGGACGCGCTGTTGGGCGCGATGCTGGAACGCCACGGGCTGTCGCTCGCAGACGTGACTCTGATCAACGTGAACTTTTCGCTGTCGCCGTCATTGATCAGCGGCCAGGTCGATGCGGTGATTGGCGCGTTCCGGAATTTCGAACTGAACCAGATGGAAATCCTGCAACGTCCGGGCCGGGCGTTCTACGTCGAAGAAGAAGGCGTCCCGGCGTATGACGAACTGATCCTGGTGGCGAGCGCCGAGCGGCTGGACGATCCTCGCCTCACCCGGTTCATCGCCGCGCTCGAACAGGGCGTGCAATACCTCGTCAACCATCCCGAAGAGAGCTGGCAGTTGTTCATCAAAGGGCGCGACGACTTGGACGACGACCTGAACCGACGCGCCTGGGCCGATACCTTGCCGCGCTTTGCCTTGCGGCCGGCGGCGTTGGATACCGGGCGCTACGCGCGTTTTGCCGAGTTTCTAAAAGAGCGCGGGATGTTAAGCGAGGTGTTGCCGACGGAACGCTACGCCGTGGAGTTGGTGCGTTAG